From a single Lentisphaera profundi genomic region:
- a CDS encoding sulfatase-like hydrolase/transferase: protein MFKYLLLLCCSFALSAKEKPNIILIMADDMGYGELSCTGHKDFKTPHLDKMAKDGALLTDFHSNGAVCSPTRAALMTGRYQNRSGIEGVVTAVGHRHTGLDLKELTMAEALKARGYSTAMFGKWHLGYDPKFNPVHQGFDHFKGFVSGNIDYFSHIDQVGHEDWWIRDKKVKTPGYLTEIITDYGIDFIEQNQEKPFFLYLAHGGPHYPYQGPNDGAYRTPGNPEPIYGAVDDKERAYKDMMASMDAEIGRILKKVKDLKLDTKTLIIFCSDNGGTGKYGSSNAPFRGTKNTFYEGGHRVPALFLWPGKIEANQTITDPVMTMDFMPTLMTLAGEQDIKNLDGVDLSSLLLKNKALAQRNLFWKKGKDFAVREAHWKLMSHKGKLELFDLEKDKAEKNDLSKSNVKQVEHMLKLYRQWEKDVCSGVAPRS, encoded by the coding sequence ATGTTTAAATATCTACTTCTTTTGTGCTGCTCTTTTGCTCTAAGCGCGAAAGAAAAACCAAATATCATCCTAATCATGGCCGATGATATGGGCTATGGTGAATTGTCTTGTACCGGCCATAAAGATTTCAAAACCCCTCATTTAGATAAGATGGCAAAAGACGGTGCCTTACTCACTGACTTTCATTCCAATGGCGCGGTTTGTTCACCTACTCGAGCAGCTTTAATGACCGGTAGATATCAGAATCGTTCGGGAATTGAGGGCGTCGTCACAGCGGTGGGACATCGCCATACAGGACTCGATTTAAAAGAGTTGACGATGGCAGAGGCCTTGAAAGCTCGTGGCTATAGTACCGCGATGTTTGGTAAATGGCATTTGGGCTATGATCCCAAATTTAATCCCGTTCATCAGGGCTTTGATCATTTTAAAGGTTTTGTGAGTGGCAATATTGATTACTTTAGTCATATCGACCAAGTAGGGCATGAGGATTGGTGGATACGGGATAAAAAAGTAAAGACGCCAGGTTATTTAACGGAAATTATTACAGATTATGGTATTGATTTTATAGAGCAGAATCAAGAGAAGCCTTTCTTTTTGTATTTAGCTCATGGTGGACCTCACTATCCGTATCAAGGGCCTAATGATGGCGCTTACCGTACGCCTGGCAATCCCGAACCAATCTATGGCGCAGTAGACGATAAAGAACGTGCTTATAAAGATATGATGGCATCAATGGATGCCGAGATTGGTCGAATATTGAAGAAGGTAAAAGACTTGAAGCTCGATACAAAGACTTTAATCATTTTTTGCTCAGACAATGGCGGTACTGGCAAATACGGATCGTCGAACGCTCCTTTTCGTGGTACAAAGAATACTTTCTATGAAGGCGGTCACCGCGTGCCGGCACTATTCCTCTGGCCCGGTAAAATAGAAGCGAATCAAACAATCACAGATCCAGTGATGACGATGGATTTTATGCCGACTTTGATGACTCTTGCAGGAGAGCAAGATATAAAGAACTTAGATGGTGTAGATTTGAGTTCACTGCTGCTTAAAAATAAAGCCTTAGCTCAACGTAACTTGTTTTGGAAAAAGGGAAAAGATTTTGCTGTGCGAGAAGCTCATTGGAAACTAATGAGCCACAAGGGGAAGCTAGAGTTATTTGACCTAGAGAAAGATAAAGCAGAAAAAAATGATCTCAGTAAATCCAATGTAAAACAAGTTGAGCACATGCTTAAACTTTATCGTCAATGGGAAAAAGATGTGTGCTCAGGCGTCGCCCCTAGAAGCTGA
- a CDS encoding PQQ-binding-like beta-propeller repeat protein → MNFSKLIILASLSLSSFGQHWPQASGPNANYQVQGEAPLKWSAVRNENIKWRTPMPEAGQAAVTIWGNKVFTTIHKPIDNIKEKSSVRDIIAYCMDAETGEVLWTKDLPGSVIIDIANGFSDATVFAPLCDGEKVWFFNRCGRMACYDMEGNEQWVRDFVPRYMHKNRQAEPFFVGDTILYVEMADKKEEFTSIDKKDNKGKAEAAKDKGFWTYIHGIDKNTGKVLWREKTGTVVHCNPVLNTLKDGTQAVVQQRGGPHAPVEKPTGITLMSLAKGKEGQEIWSKKINGLFTMSNVHWNQDFIPVLVGNECQVLSTDSGELIRKVDFINDVMVHRKEQEGKQETIKANKGKRNITYNTEILVGNDYYFLSFGAPYLGKVNIKTGSVEYLALPAQLIASPKSAQEDKYIASIKKVKNIPVNQKGLEVGAKGHNSAGFGHMCSASPILVGKHLIIPVVTGTVYVIDTTKPFKNGEALVAVNDLGEANKTWTLSTFAYSKGRLYTHTMKEIICIENKDKN, encoded by the coding sequence ATGAACTTCAGTAAATTGATTATTTTAGCGAGTTTAAGTTTGAGTTCTTTTGGACAGCATTGGCCACAAGCTTCTGGTCCCAATGCTAATTACCAAGTGCAAGGCGAAGCACCCTTGAAATGGAGTGCGGTACGCAATGAAAATATTAAATGGCGCACACCTATGCCTGAAGCGGGGCAAGCAGCGGTCACAATCTGGGGAAATAAAGTCTTCACGACTATCCATAAGCCGATAGATAATATTAAAGAGAAAAGTTCGGTCAGAGATATTATTGCGTACTGTATGGATGCTGAAACGGGAGAAGTCCTGTGGACAAAAGATCTCCCTGGTTCAGTAATCATTGATATTGCCAATGGTTTTTCCGATGCGACTGTTTTTGCTCCCTTATGTGATGGAGAAAAAGTTTGGTTTTTTAATCGCTGTGGACGGATGGCCTGTTACGACATGGAAGGCAATGAGCAATGGGTGCGAGACTTTGTGCCGCGTTATATGCACAAGAATCGTCAAGCGGAACCTTTTTTTGTGGGGGATACAATCCTCTATGTTGAAATGGCTGATAAAAAGGAAGAGTTCACAAGTATTGACAAAAAAGATAATAAAGGGAAAGCCGAAGCGGCTAAAGACAAAGGATTTTGGACTTATATTCATGGTATAGATAAGAATACTGGAAAAGTTTTGTGGCGTGAAAAAACCGGCACAGTTGTCCATTGTAACCCGGTGCTCAATACGCTAAAAGATGGCACCCAAGCGGTGGTTCAACAACGCGGAGGTCCTCATGCTCCAGTTGAAAAACCAACAGGCATTACTTTGATGAGCTTAGCGAAAGGCAAAGAAGGACAAGAGATTTGGTCAAAAAAAATCAATGGTCTTTTCACCATGTCGAATGTGCATTGGAATCAAGATTTCATTCCGGTATTAGTCGGAAATGAGTGCCAGGTATTAAGTACTGATTCTGGTGAATTGATAAGAAAAGTCGACTTCATCAATGACGTTATGGTTCACCGCAAGGAGCAAGAGGGAAAACAAGAAACGATTAAAGCCAACAAAGGTAAGAGGAACATTACTTACAATACCGAGATTTTGGTAGGCAATGATTATTATTTCTTGTCTTTTGGAGCTCCTTATTTAGGAAAAGTAAATATCAAAACCGGCTCAGTCGAATACTTGGCACTTCCCGCACAACTCATCGCGAGCCCCAAAAGTGCTCAAGAAGATAAATATATTGCGAGCATAAAAAAAGTAAAAAATATTCCAGTCAATCAAAAAGGTTTAGAAGTTGGTGCTAAAGGCCATAACTCAGCGGGTTTTGGTCACATGTGCTCAGCAAGCCCTATCCTTGTGGGCAAGCATTTGATTATTCCAGTCGTTACTGGCACGGTTTACGTGATTGATACGACTAAGCCTTTTAAAAATGGGGAAGCCTTAGTGGCAGTTAATGATTTAGGAGAAGCCAACAAGACTTGGACCTTAAGTACTTTTGCTTACTCGAAAGGAAGGCTATACACTCATACGATGAAAGAAATAATTTGTATTGAAAACAAGGATAAAAATTAA
- a CDS encoding sulfatase family protein, which yields MSFNKIIMAVAGLMTLNLSAAPKPNIIYVLMDDMGQGDVSCFNSSSKIHTPHIDSLAANGMMFTDAHTNSAVCTPTRYGVLTGRYAWRTHLKRSVIGGTSPSLIKPGRMTLASMLKENGYHTGMIGKWHLGWDFSFHPDSVKIDPLYWGYTPGTKIDYAKGVKNGPDVHGFEYYYAIPSSLDIPPYLYVENGKVTNLEITERKGEEGERLWRAGPMAGDFDIEDVTPNFFRRANQFIKKNAQAEKPFFLYLPLPSPHTPILPIKKFQGMSGINAYGDFILQIDAHVGELIKTLKSTGIYDNTLLVFTADNGISPRADMTTINNAGHFSSNGFRGRKADIFEGGHRVPYIVSWPNGGVKAGSICDQTICTTDMLATLADVVGSTLPINAGEDSYSTLALLMQKPWDFKRPATVHHSINGSFAIRQGDWKLIFCAGSGGWPKSDLTPEMAKSQGLPVIQLYNLKSDPAETNNIFSSYPHIVDRLTALMQKYIQDGRSTPGKAQKNTGETPFLPEGFAELSAKLARQENQNVKVDGIK from the coding sequence ATGAGCTTCAATAAAATCATAATGGCAGTAGCAGGTTTAATGACTTTAAACCTTAGCGCAGCACCAAAACCTAATATTATTTATGTGCTAATGGATGATATGGGGCAAGGCGATGTCAGCTGTTTTAATTCATCATCGAAAATACATACTCCCCATATAGATTCGTTGGCGGCAAACGGCATGATGTTTACAGATGCTCACACCAACTCTGCAGTATGTACGCCGACTCGCTATGGTGTGCTCACGGGGCGCTATGCCTGGAGAACACATTTGAAGCGTAGTGTGATTGGAGGGACATCACCTTCGCTGATTAAACCTGGTCGCATGACTTTAGCCTCTATGCTGAAAGAAAATGGCTACCATACCGGAATGATCGGCAAATGGCATCTTGGTTGGGACTTTAGTTTTCATCCGGATAGCGTTAAGATTGATCCGCTTTATTGGGGTTACACTCCGGGAACTAAAATTGATTATGCCAAAGGTGTGAAAAATGGTCCTGATGTACACGGCTTTGAATACTATTATGCGATTCCTAGTTCACTCGATATCCCCCCCTATCTCTATGTTGAGAATGGCAAAGTAACAAATTTAGAAATAACTGAGCGCAAGGGAGAAGAGGGCGAACGTCTTTGGCGCGCTGGACCCATGGCGGGTGATTTTGATATCGAAGATGTGACGCCCAATTTTTTCCGTCGCGCGAATCAGTTTATCAAGAAAAATGCTCAGGCTGAAAAGCCCTTTTTCCTCTACCTACCTTTGCCATCACCACATACACCGATATTACCCATTAAGAAGTTTCAAGGGATGAGCGGTATCAATGCCTATGGCGATTTTATCTTACAAATTGATGCTCATGTAGGTGAATTGATTAAGACACTGAAAAGCACGGGCATCTACGATAATACGCTCTTGGTATTCACCGCTGATAATGGCATTTCACCACGTGCTGATATGACGACAATTAATAACGCGGGACATTTTTCGAGTAACGGTTTTCGTGGTCGTAAAGCAGATATATTTGAGGGTGGTCATCGCGTTCCTTATATTGTGAGCTGGCCAAACGGCGGAGTCAAAGCGGGTTCTATTTGTGATCAAACTATTTGTACGACAGATATGTTGGCAACATTAGCAGATGTAGTGGGAAGTACTTTGCCGATTAATGCGGGTGAAGATTCCTATTCTACCTTAGCCTTGCTTATGCAGAAGCCTTGGGATTTTAAAAGACCTGCGACCGTACATCATTCAATCAATGGCTCATTTGCTATTCGCCAGGGTGACTGGAAGTTGATTTTTTGTGCAGGTTCTGGTGGTTGGCCGAAGAGTGACCTGACTCCAGAAATGGCAAAATCTCAGGGCTTGCCCGTGATACAGCTCTATAATTTAAAATCTGATCCAGCTGAAACGAATAATATTTTCAGTTCTTATCCACATATAGTCGATCGCTTGACGGCTTTGATGCAGAAATATATTCAAGATGGCCGTAGTACTCCAGGTAAAGCCCAAAAGAATACAGGTGAAACGCCTTTTCTTCCCGAAGGTTTTGCTGAACTTTCAGCTAAGCTAGCACGTCAAGAAAATCAGAATGTAAAAGTAGACGGAATCAAATAA
- a CDS encoding type II secretion system protein, whose translation MKAKFTLIELIVVVAIIGIVASLILPTLGKARNKAHQANCKSKLKQATMANFMYADDNNSRIFESTNGQTKWNKSLFESAYLSGANKSDKHPFHCPKGVAFNWNYETNYAMNYKLSFKSSTYSPIPLESTNGSSTLMLIDAYNKSNILWRNHIKGSTGINKVINASSEMKMARHDNKLNLTYLDGHLESISDTGILLIGNTLKTTDEFWTP comes from the coding sequence ATGAAAGCAAAATTCACACTGATCGAGTTGATCGTCGTTGTTGCGATTATAGGCATAGTAGCCAGTTTAATATTACCTACACTAGGCAAAGCTAGGAACAAAGCTCACCAAGCCAATTGTAAGAGTAAACTAAAGCAAGCCACTATGGCCAATTTCATGTATGCAGATGATAATAATTCCAGGATTTTTGAAAGCACAAATGGCCAAACAAAGTGGAATAAAAGTTTGTTTGAATCTGCTTATTTAAGTGGAGCCAATAAAAGTGATAAGCATCCATTTCACTGCCCTAAAGGCGTTGCTTTCAATTGGAACTATGAAACTAATTATGCGATGAACTACAAACTAAGCTTTAAAAGTTCCACATATTCACCCATACCTCTTGAAAGTACAAATGGATCTTCCACTCTTATGCTCATTGATGCTTACAATAAATCAAATATTCTATGGCGAAATCATATCAAAGGTTCTACAGGTATAAACAAAGTCATCAATGCCAGTTCTGAGATGAAAATGGCGAGGCATGACAATAAGTTGAACCTCACATATCTCGATGGTCATCTGGAATCTATTTCTGATACCGGAATTCTACTGATTGGTAACACACTAAAAACCACTGATGAATTTTGGACTCCCTAA
- a CDS encoding alpha/beta hydrolase, producing MKKPLTTALIAMIFVFSHTLATNELFAAPKKKTKVEKYSWTLGYTPDKTVIFSKPTEGKPLKLDMFLPSDNSERADKGCVIFFFGGGWSGGNTDQFYGFGKYFASRGLVAISAQYRTKASHKAIPRNCVEDGKEAIRYVRTHAKELGIDPDKIIVGGGSAGGHVAAACAMCPKIDAKPESSVSCKPNALMLLNPVYDNGPDGYGHDRVTEYWKEISPFHNIVSGLPPTITFFGDNDKLTSVEVINTFQKKMVEAGNQCETHVYEGSGHGFFHIQKGGRKIFEDVLVKADAFLVKNNYLSGNNTVVEWTAKSIANLPAPTPKKKKKK from the coding sequence ATGAAAAAACCTCTCACAACTGCATTGATCGCGATGATTTTTGTTTTTAGTCACACTCTAGCAACAAATGAATTATTTGCCGCACCCAAGAAAAAGACTAAGGTGGAGAAATATTCCTGGACCTTGGGATATACACCAGATAAGACAGTAATATTCTCCAAACCAACTGAAGGAAAGCCTTTGAAGTTGGATATGTTCCTGCCGTCAGATAATTCAGAACGTGCAGATAAAGGCTGTGTTATTTTCTTCTTTGGTGGTGGCTGGAGTGGGGGTAATACCGATCAATTTTATGGCTTCGGTAAATATTTTGCTTCAAGAGGCTTAGTGGCAATTTCGGCTCAATACCGCACGAAAGCTAGTCATAAAGCAATTCCCAGAAATTGTGTAGAGGATGGCAAAGAAGCGATTCGCTATGTGCGTACTCATGCAAAAGAATTAGGAATTGATCCGGATAAAATCATTGTTGGTGGAGGATCGGCAGGCGGCCATGTTGCAGCAGCTTGCGCCATGTGTCCAAAAATTGATGCCAAGCCTGAAAGTTCAGTATCCTGTAAGCCAAATGCCTTGATGCTATTAAATCCTGTATACGACAATGGTCCTGATGGCTATGGTCATGACCGCGTAACAGAGTACTGGAAAGAGATTTCACCTTTCCATAATATTGTATCTGGCCTTCCGCCAACGATAACATTCTTCGGGGATAATGATAAGCTTACTTCAGTTGAGGTTATCAACACCTTTCAGAAAAAAATGGTAGAAGCGGGAAATCAGTGTGAAACTCATGTTTATGAAGGCTCAGGTCATGGCTTCTTTCACATTCAAAAGGGCGGTAGAAAAATATTTGAAGATGTACTTGTGAAAGCGGATGCCTTCTTAGTTAAGAATAACTACCTATCTGGAAATAATACAGTAGTCGAATGGACCGCTAAAAGTATCGCCAATCTTCCTGCACCGACTCCTAAGAAGAAAAAGAAAAAATGA
- a CDS encoding sulfatase-like hydrolase/transferase, whose amino-acid sequence MKVQSFCFFVLWASFALSAKQAPNILLIMVDDTGREFYNNYGSKENLTPQIQKLAEESVLFTNCESTPICTPSRVKIMTGRHTFANYTKFGRLDKGSKTFAQLLKTQGYRTGIFGKWQLSSDKGSVAEFGFDEHCLHNYLEDKSLGKSRFWKPTLTTNDEIKEYGSKDFGPDILNQKLLEFISADKKKPFLAYYPMVLAHFPFVPTPDSRDLQSRDWDSNFRDMVAYTDKLVGKVIDHLKQQGIYDNTLIIFTADNGTYPGLMNTLKDGSQVYGGKSMGNKRAGNWVPLIARMGNKEAKVCDRLVDFTDILPTLAESANITVPKQYDNHGFSFLGDLKGKPTSKDYQLAFYPSVSMRIDNASLYVRNKNYKYYPDDYLIDIDNDPEELSPLYAHEDDKILAQIRQELSAELEQKLLQFPLLKKKWQSIREQFKGKIIGAWDSSEVAFHETRSLSLDVSEFVKNNHPSFEIFHRRGYAMAEVSGVRLLKNGVELVRDDHVSSSGMAIFDRSAGADYVFFSLKHKTQYDFRFDTYEAANYRLEYDVKVLPIEEYKDKITIPLGQFLKSESHKKIENKAGTVRYRSSGVIRVLD is encoded by the coding sequence ATGAAAGTACAAAGCTTTTGTTTCTTCGTTTTGTGGGCGAGCTTTGCGCTCTCCGCAAAGCAAGCGCCAAATATCCTACTTATTATGGTAGATGATACCGGACGAGAATTTTACAATAATTATGGATCAAAAGAGAATTTAACGCCACAAATTCAAAAGTTAGCAGAAGAATCCGTCTTATTTACTAATTGTGAATCGACGCCTATTTGCACACCTTCACGCGTAAAAATCATGACCGGACGTCATACTTTTGCGAACTACACAAAATTTGGACGCTTAGATAAAGGCAGTAAAACTTTTGCGCAATTACTTAAAACACAAGGCTATCGCACAGGCATTTTTGGCAAGTGGCAATTGAGTTCGGATAAAGGCTCTGTCGCAGAATTTGGCTTTGATGAGCATTGTCTTCATAATTACTTGGAGGATAAATCACTTGGAAAGAGCCGCTTTTGGAAGCCGACACTCACGACCAATGATGAGATCAAAGAATATGGATCGAAGGATTTTGGTCCTGATATTCTTAATCAAAAACTATTAGAATTTATTTCAGCTGACAAGAAGAAACCATTCTTGGCGTATTATCCTATGGTACTCGCTCATTTCCCTTTTGTCCCTACTCCAGATAGTCGCGATCTTCAGAGTCGTGATTGGGATAGTAATTTCCGCGATATGGTTGCTTATACCGATAAATTGGTGGGCAAAGTAATTGATCATTTAAAGCAGCAAGGAATTTACGATAATACACTCATTATCTTCACTGCCGATAACGGAACTTACCCAGGGCTTATGAATACACTGAAGGATGGTAGTCAGGTGTATGGTGGTAAGAGTATGGGCAATAAGCGTGCGGGTAATTGGGTTCCGCTTATCGCACGTATGGGCAACAAAGAAGCCAAGGTCTGTGATCGACTGGTGGATTTTACGGATATTTTGCCAACACTTGCGGAGAGCGCAAATATTACGGTTCCAAAACAATACGATAATCACGGATTTAGTTTTTTAGGAGATCTTAAAGGCAAGCCCACAAGTAAAGATTATCAATTAGCTTTTTATCCATCCGTAAGTATGAGAATTGATAATGCCTCACTTTATGTGCGCAATAAAAATTATAAGTACTACCCAGATGACTACTTAATTGATATTGATAATGACCCTGAAGAACTATCTCCTCTTTATGCTCATGAGGATGATAAGATTTTAGCCCAAATACGTCAAGAATTGAGTGCTGAACTCGAGCAAAAGCTACTTCAGTTTCCGCTTTTGAAAAAGAAGTGGCAATCAATACGTGAGCAATTTAAAGGCAAAATCATCGGTGCTTGGGATTCAAGTGAAGTGGCTTTTCACGAGACCCGAAGTTTGAGCCTTGACGTAAGCGAATTTGTAAAAAATAATCACCCGAGTTTTGAGATTTTTCATCGTCGCGGTTATGCAATGGCGGAAGTCAGTGGAGTACGTCTCTTAAAGAATGGTGTGGAGCTAGTGCGTGATGATCATGTGTCCTCCTCGGGAATGGCGATTTTTGATCGTAGTGCAGGAGCAGATTATGTCTTCTTTAGTCTCAAGCATAAAACACAATATGATTTTCGTTTTGATACTTATGAAGCAGCGAACTATCGACTTGAGTACGATGTAAAAGTTTTACCCATAGAGGAATACAAAGACAAAATCACGATTCCACTCGGGCAGTTTTTAAAATCAGAATCCCATAAAAAAATCGAAAATAAAGCGGGCACGGTACGCTACCGAAGTTCTGGAGTCATACGCGTTTTAGATTAA